One window of the Bos mutus isolate GX-2022 chromosome X, NWIPB_WYAK_1.1, whole genome shotgun sequence genome contains the following:
- the FOXR2 gene encoding forkhead box protein R2: MDLKLKNPEFWYSFHGQIPGLLDWDMGNEFFLPCTTDQCPLAEQNLAKYRLQVMETPKVPQERGSSPGKDRPNSEPNLWMWVNPNIACSLGSQETPEPSKKKDLAHILLSPQLLTKDEVPNCSEATVMQSLPSSSSKQSPLQKQITSFSSDRELTEDETKEKDSNSSVALQSPNKGECFQSQNLWQGNSQERKSWPRPPLNYSHLIALALRNSPPCGLNVQEIYSFTQQHFPFFWTAPYGWKNTIRHNLCFLDSFEKAPVSLQDGASARPRPGLWRLTEEGHRRFQEETRALASARRESIQQCMSHPDVMTSLFDL, from the coding sequence ATGGACTTAAAACTAAAAAATCCTGAGTTCTGGTACAGTTTCCATGGCCAGATCCCAGGGCTGCTGGACTGGGACATGGGAAATGAGTTCTTCCTTCCTTGCACCACAGACCAGTGCCCCTTAGCTGAGCAGAAccttgccaaatacagacttcaAGTAATGGAGACTCCAAAAGTACCTCAAGAGAGGGGATCCAGTCCTGGAAAAGATCGTCCTAACTCTGAACCCAATCTGTGGATGTGGGTGAATCCCAACATCGCATGCTCCCTTGGCAGCCAGGAGACCCCAGAGCCCAGTAAGAAAAAGGATCTGGCACACATACTTCTTTCTCCTCAGCTACTCACAAAAGATGAAGTACCTAACTGCTCAGAGGCCACAGTGATGCAGTCCCTGCCATCTTCCTCCAGCAAGCAATCTCCCCTACAGAAGCAGATCACCTCTTTTTCCAGTGACAGGGAGCTTACAGAAGATGAGACCAAGGAAAAAGATAGCAACTCCTCTGTGGCCCTCCAGTCCCCAAACAAAGGGGAGTGCTTCCAGAGCCAGAACCTATGGCAAGGCAACAGCCAGGAGAGGAAGTCCTGGCCTCGTCCCCCCCTCAATTACAGTCACCTAATTGCTCTGGCACTTAGAAACAGCCCTCCCTGTGGCCTCAATGTGCAAGAAATCTACAGTTTCACCCAACAGCATTTCCCCTTTTTCTGGACAGCTCCATATGGATGGAAGAATACCATCCGCCACAACCTCTGCTTCCTGGACAGCTTTGAGAAGGCGCCAGTCAGCCTTCAGGATGGGGCCAGTGCAAGGCCAAGGCCTGGCCTCTGGAGGCTTACTGAGGAGGGACACCGCCGCTTTCAGGAGGAGACTCGTGCCTTAGCCTCTGCTAGAAGAGAGAGTATTCAACAGTGCATGAGCCATCCAGATGTTATGACTTCCCTCTTTGACCTTTGA